DNA sequence from the Eulemur rufifrons isolate Redbay chromosome 6, OSU_ERuf_1, whole genome shotgun sequence genome:
AACGTCCCGACACACAAGGGACGCCCGATCTATTGGGGGAACAGCCCGGACAGAGTGGGAATCCTCGGCACTGTCACCGTCAGTTTGTCTGTCTGTCCTTCTCTACTCTGTCCCCAAGTCCCTATCTCGACACAGTGGAGCCTGGCGGTCCCTGGCAGTGGAACCTAATAGGTTCCCGGAGACTGGCTTTCGACCCCTTTACCGAATAGGGACGGCGAGGTGCCGGGACGTGCGCTGGGTAGTGCTGCTGGCAACTCCGGCGCCCCCGCCTCTCGGCACCGAACGGTGCCCACTGCCGGCTGGGGGGACCCGAGAGGTGGCAGGTGCCCATTTCCTGTCGAGGGGCTGCGAGCACGTGTCGTCAGGGAGGGAATGAGAGGCGTCCGTTCCGCCGAGTCACGGAGGCTGAGTCACTCGGGGCGCCCCTCCCTTCCTGGCCCCGAGCGGCCCGGGCCCTGACAACCTTGGAAGCGGGAGATGCCGCTGGCGGTGCCTCGGCCGGGAACTGGGGTCACTGGGCCGCTGGGTTTGCGGTGCAGGGCCAGGGCCACTGCTGTTGGGACTTGCCTGGGCTTGTGGGGAGCTTCCCGGACTACTGGGCGCCAACACCCGGGGCCCAGCGGCAGAGCTCGAACCCAGTTCTCCTCCCAGAACACTGAGCCCGCATCCCAACCCAATCCTCAGATTTCTGGCTGAAAGGATGGTCATAGGGGCAACGTGCTGGATGCTTGCCACATCATTTACGGTATCTCATGGAATCTAAGACCTCAAGCTGAGCGCGGTGgcttaagcctgtaatcctagcaccctgggaggccgaggcaggaggatctcttgaggtcaagagtttgagaccagcctgagcaagagcgagaccccgtctctactaaaaaaaatagaaagaaatcaggtggacaactaaaatatatatagaaaaaattagcggggcatggtggtgcatgcctgtagtcccagctactccagaggctgaggcagaaggatctcttgagcccaggagtttgagtttgctgtgagctaggaggatgccatggcactctagccccagcaacagagcgagactctgtctctaaaaaaaaaaaaaactcctagatTTTAAAACCTGCCATTATTTTGTgccactaatttttttaaatgagatgttGTACTCCTCACCTGTGATAATATTAacaatgaggaaactaaggcacactgaggttaaataacttacccaaggtcacacagccagtaaggggCTGAGCTGAGATTAGAACTGGGACAGCTAGAACCCAGAGCAGTGCCTCTTGTCTGCCACATCCCCTCTGCTTTGGGCACCTGCCACTTATCAGACTTatcacacacattctctctcacCTGATTTCACAGCCTCCCTGTGAGCTGGTGTTGTAATTATCCTTTCTGTGCAGATGGGTGCAGGAGCAGGTAAGAGCCCAGgtgcctgggctcaaatcccatTTCCTGCTTATTGGCTGCGTGTCTGTGGACAGCCGTTCTCCTGTCTGAAAATGAAGGTACTATTGTGCCAATTATATGAGTCAGTATTTGTAAAGTGGTTAGAACAGTGCTTGGAAGTTCATACTTTTTAAGTATTAGCTctgatggggaaacagaggcacagagaggttatgtgacCTGCCCAAAGATACACAGCTATTGAGTAGCAATTTGTCACCAAGCCTAACTCTGACTGTCAAGCTGTGTTCTTTCTGGTCTCCCAGAACCAGTATCTACATTGAGGGTGGGCAGCAGTGTGGCCTCTGCTAACTGAAAGCCCCTCGATCCCCACAGACCTCATCCCTGGCCTTCCATTTTCTTGTCCCTCAGAAGTTCCACCTTGTGCCAAGTATCAACGCTGTGAGTGGCAGTCAGGAGCTGCAGTGGATGGTGCAGCCTCATTTCCTGGGACCCAGCAGCTACCCTAGGCCTCTATCCTACCCCCAGTACAGCCCCCCACAACCGCGGCCAGGAGTCATCCGTGTCCTGGGGCCACCTCCAGGGGTACGTCGCCGGCCCTCTGAACAGGTAAGGAGCAGAGGCATTGTACTGGGTCCAACTGCCCACAGGGGTGATGGGGTACAGAGGACAAGCTCTTGCTAGAAAGGAAAGCACAGTCTTAGAAGAGGGGAAGGTAGGGGCACTGGCATCCATTGTCCAAGGCAGAAAATGGTAGGAACCCCTGGGAATGCTGAGAGGACAAAACAGTCACTTCTGTATCAGCaaaagcttcctggagaaggCGGCATATCAGCCCCAATTTGCATaggcagagaagaaggaaagaacattccaggtggAGGGGATAGCAGGAGCAAGAATAGAGGTGGAGGTGAGAAGGTGTAAGGTACGCATGTGGAAGGGTGGGAGGACCTCCACCTGCTGACATACATGGACGGGGTGGGCTTATGCTGTCTGGGGAGAGAACAGGAATAGAGGGGTCCCTTCAGCtactctctgggtctcagtttcactgtctcatttaatccccacaaaaaCTCTCTAGGGGAATGTACTCTGGTTTTCCCCATCTTCCAGCCCAGGAAATGAAGGCACAGAGGGGTAGTCACTTGCACAAGTTGTGAGTAATGAGACAGGACTGGCCTTAGCCCCAGGTCTATCCAATTCTGAAGTCAGACCCTAACCATCAAGCCACCCTGTCTCACTGGATCCTAGTTCTTGCTCTGGAACCATAAACAAGTAcatcctccctgggcctcagttccttaCATGTAAAATTGGGTTAAGAATTTgtttaagccaggcatggtggcgcatgcctgtagtcccagctactcaggaggctgaggcagaaagattgcttgagcccaggagtttgaggttgccgtgagctaggctgacaccatggcactctagcctgggcaacagagtgagactctgtctcaaattaaaaaaaaaaaaaaaaaattaaaagaatttatgtttaaaaaaaatctatgtaaagcacttagctgGCACATAGTGGGTTCCCAGTAAATTGCAACTTATTCAGCAGCACTCATTAGTCCTTCCTAGTGCCCACAGTTCCTGGGGTTAAGAGAAGACTTGGCTGTTCAGAGATCCAGAAGGATGAGGGTCCTACAATAAGGGGTAACCCCAGCCCAGGTGGTCAGAGGTGGAAAGGCCACTTCTGGCTGGGGAatgagaaggcttcctggaggcaggGGTATTTTCAGTCCTGGATGATGAGGAGGGTTAAGGTTTGTGGAGGGGGAGGATATTAAGGAGAGAAATGAGTGCTAAAGCTAGGTGCGAGGAGGGAATTTGACCAAGCTAACTAGTGGTTCAGCCTGGATAACTGGTTGGAGTCACCAGTCCCTAAATCACAGGCTGAGGGGGTCCCCCACGCTTCTGTGTCCTCTGCCAGGGTCCTACCACTGGACCACTGCAGAGGTGGGGGGCAAGTTCCTGGCAGCCAGTGGCCCAGGGTCTTCCTCACCAccaccctcaccccaaacccccAGATCAgcccggaggaggaggagcgcCGCCGAGTAAGGCGCGAGCGGAACAAGCTGGCTGCGGCCAAGTGCAGGAATCGGAGGAAGGAACTGACCGACTTCCTGCAGGCGGTGAGCACCGGCCCTGTGGAGGGTGCCCAGGCCCCGACCCACAGAGCCTAAGGGGGACCCTGGCTCCCAGGAGCCTACGGTGTCACAGTGTATGTAGCCCCCCAACACCACCCTGGCTCCCTGTCAGAGGGGCAGTCCTTCCGGGAATAGGTCAAGGAAAAACCGATTAAAAATTGACTGCAGCACTTCTCACCCGCTGCAGAGCTCCGCCAGCAATCTCCTAAGAGCCCAGCCTGATGGGAGTCATGCCCATTTTCTCCCAGGGGCTCATGGGAGTTGCAGTCCAGACTTGCTAGGGActgcccaccccaccaccacccagcaCCACCTGAGGCTATGGGGTATTCAGCCTTCAGCTTCCTGACTCCCCTCCTGACCCTCTACAGGAGACTGACAAACTGGAAGACGAGAAATCTGGGCTGCAGCGGGAGATTGAGGAACTGCAGAAGCAGAAGGAGCGCCTGGAGCTGGTGTTGGAAGCCCACCGACCCATCTGCAAAATCCCGGAAGGAGCCAAGGAGAGGGACACAGGCAGTACCAGCAGCACCAACAGCCCGCCGGCCTCCTGCCACCCTGTACCTTGTATTTCCTTGTCCCCAGGTCCTGTGCTTGAACCTGAGGCATTGCACACTCCCACACTCATGACCACACCCTCCCTGACTCCTTTCACCCCCAGTCTGGTTTTCACCTACCCCAGCACCCCTGAGCCCTGTGCCTCGGCTCATCGCAAGAGTAGCAGCAGCAGTGGGGACCCATCCTCTGACCCCCTTGGGTCCCCCACCCTCCTTGCTTTGTGAGgcaccccagccccactccctgcAGGTGCTACCCTAGCCAAcatcttctctttctccattgGTCCAGCTGGCCTGGACCATATCCCACACCCAACCCCCACAGGTTCTTTTCCATCCCTCCACATGAGACTGAGCAAATTTTGCTTCACAATAGAGCCAGCTTGGGGCCATCAAAGCTACCCACTGTTTTTCTAGAGCTGGCCTCTCTAGCACGATTTGCACTAAATTAGAGACAAAATATTTCCCACTTGTGCCAGAGGAATCCTGGCAGCCCAAAGAGACTTTGTAGGTCCCTAGGGGTCCTCTGGAGCCCTAGCCCCCTTCAGCCCACCCCCACACTCCACATCACTCTGTTCCTGTGATCTACCCAACCCTCCCCCCTGACCGAAGGTGCCATTCTACCAGCCTAGAACACTAACTCACCCAGCCCCActgccagcagcagcaggtgaTTGGACCAGGGCATTCTGCTGGCCCCTCCTCAACAGCACAGCTGAGGAGGCACCAGAGGCTCCTGTGATGAGCTGACTTGCAGATCTCAGCTCTGAGAAGCCTTTAGCTCCAGGGAATCCAAGCCTCCACAGTGAGGGCAGCtgctatttattttcctaaagagAGTATTTTTATACAAACCTGccaaaatggaataaaaggcTTGAAGCGCTGGCCTAGGCGTCTCATTAGACCTACAGGCTAAAGGGAGAACACTTGGAGCCAGAAGAGCTAGGTTCCGGTCCCAGCTCCACAGACTGactgcatgaccttggacaaattctTTGATGTTTTTGGACCTTGATTGTCTTATCTGACAAATGAGGCTACGCTCTGCCTCATCTCCAGGATTGAGAGGAAAGAATGCTCTGGGATACAAGCGAAGAGGATTATCATCCTTCTCCCCATCGGGGCCCACAGCGCTCCTGCGTGTGCCACAGGGGGGCGCTGTTATGCCCCGTTCCCGCCTCAGAGAAGACGGACGAGTGGGTTCTAGGTTCCCAACACCTGCTTCCTGCCCCATTGTCTTGGACAGGAAGGAGCCTGGAAGGGAACTGGAGCCACTTCGGGGGCCGGATTACGGCTTGTTCCGGCGCCCGACGGGGGGAAGTCAGTGGTTTACCACCACCTCGCATCCCTTCCCAGACTCGAGGTAATGGGGGAGTCATTAGTTATGCGGTCCTTCGGATGGGAAGGGTACCCCATCTCAGCGTCCCCACCCTCGACCCAATCCCGACAGTACCAACAGTACCAAACAGACTCTGCCCAGGCTCGGGCTCCGCTTCCGTCCCGGTTTATTAGCCCTCACCCAACCCCCAGCAAGTCCATCTGCTCCAGCCTCCAGTCCCCCTGCTGCCCCGCCAGCGAGAGCGAGGGGCCCTCCTCGGTTTCAGGGTTTCTTAGTCCATGCCAGTGGCCCCTCGTGCGCAGCCAGGACGGCGTCCAGGTCCCGAGGTTCATCGCAGTCCCAGAGCTCCGGGAGCAATCCGGGTGGGCGCTGGCGTGGGGGAAGCAGCGCCCTCAGTCATCGGGGGAGCAGGCCAGGGGCAACTGATCCGGACTGCCCACGCTGCCGGTGCTGGAGCTTCCATCGCCTAGGTCGCGGGGCCCGCAGGGGGGCAGGGCGAGCTCGGGTGTTGGCCCGGCGCCTGAGCCCCCAGCGCCGCCGGGGCCGCCGCGGGGGCCCCATTCCTCCCCCAGCGCCAGGCAGAGCTCCTTAAGCGCCAGGTTCTCCCGCAGCAGCTCCTCCTGGCGGCCCTCCAGCTCGGCCAGCTTCTGCCAACAGCCGCCCAGGTCCTCGCGCACGGCCCGGGATGCCTGGGTCCCGAAGAGCTGCCACTGGCGCGCGGCGCGCCGCCCGCGCTGGCGCTCCGAGtccaggaagcagcagaggtcGCGCAGCTCGCGGTTCTCTGCCTGCAGGCGCCGGTTGAGCTGCTTGAGCTCGCGGATCTCGCCCAGGTGACCCTGCAGCTGCCGATTCACCTCCTGCATGAGGCGGCCGCGCTGCACCAGAGCCGCCAGGCGCGCCGCCTCCTCCCGCCGCAGGCGCCGCACCAGCTCCTCCTTGCCCAGCGCCGCCATCTCCTCATCCGTCAGCTCCTCCAggcctcctgcttcggcctccatGGCTGGTCAGGCCGCTGGAGCATCGCCCGCCCGCCGCCGTGGCCCAGGAGCCCCACGTCGGGCCCAGCGCCGCTCAGGCTCGGGCTCCGGCTCCGCGGGCGGCAGGCAGTGGCGGAGGCAGCGGAGGCTGCAGCAGCCACCGGGGGTGGGCACGCGGCGGGGCGCGCGCCGGGGCGGGGCCGCATGACGTTGCGGAAAGACAGCCAATCCGGAGAAGCCTCTCTGGAAAGGGGCGGGGCCTGAGCACGAAGCCGGTTCCCGCCCCATTCCGGACCTCATTGTCGCTGACCCTCGAAAACAAGGGACTCCGGCGTCATCGTCCTCTTCACCGGTCTCAACCCCCAGATAGGCACTTCCTACCTCCAAGTTCCAGATCTCTTCAAGCTCGAGCCTAGGCCTCTCGGCTCCTCTGAGATCCAGCACTCGGCTGTTGGCCCCTGACTCCTGCCCATCCCCGACGGAACTCAGGCGGATTCCTTTCCAGCCCCTCTTACCTTTGGTTCATTCAACTCGAGAGTCTCGGCTCGCTAAGCATCGCTCTTAACTCCTCAGAACCCTGAGTTCAAACGTTGTAGCTCACTATTCGCCTACTCTCCCTCCCAGGGAGCGTTTCCTGCCTGGGGGGAGGGACATACAAGAGATTCGGTTGTTCAATAAACCTTTATTGTGTGCAAGGCCCGTGCAGAAATAAATTTGACCAAGGTCCTGATCCTGTCCTCACAAAGGTCGCAATCTGGTAGGAAAGATAGGTTGTGTTAAACCAGAAGCAAATGGAGGAGTATGGTCTAAGATAACCCCAAAAGGTTTCCCTGAAAACGTGATATCTGAGGGGCTCTGGTAGATGCATATGACTTTGCCAAGTAAAGAGAGAGCTATTTCAGGGAGATGAGCATGGTGAAAGACACTGGCACCAGAAAGAGCTGCTTTAGGAATAATGAGGGTAGCTTGATGTTTTTTGAAAGGCGGATGTGTGGAGAACCGTggtaagagagggagggaggcttcAAGAGTAGGCAGAAGCCAAATTCTTAAGCGGTTTCAATACTAGGCTGGAGCGTTTCCAAAAGCCAgtaaggattttaagcaggggagtaacattttaaaatatgcgtTAAACAAAATTGTTCAGCCTGCACTGTGTGGGATGGACCCTGGGAGGGGGGTTGCAGGCAAGATTAAAAACACTGTGTCAATGATCAAGGAGAGCTATGCAGAAAGACTGCACTGGGGCAGCGTTGGTGGGAGTGGAGAGGACAAACAGATACTAACATTCAGGAGGCAAATCACCGGAACTGAATGTGGGGAGAGAGGAGTCTGGGAGAAAGCGCAGGTTTCTAGTATGAGAACTGGGTGTATGTTGGGGCTGTCACTGAGATACGGACgcaggaaagaaacagattgGGGAGAGCGAGATCTGTCTGGAATACGTTGAGCTTTTGAGGGGATTATGGGAAAACAGCATGAAGAGACTTGGCAGACAGGCGACCCCTCCGGATGTGGACTTCCAGGCAGAGCTCTGAGGGGCTAAATAAGAGAAGTCATTAGCTTGTGTGGGGGTAGGGGTGTGGCTAAAACCATAGTGGGAGCAGGTGCTCCAGGGCCAGAAGTGCTCAATATCAGGATGGACAGAGGGGCCTCCAGCAAGAGCCCCTGGAAGTCAGGTCATGCATCCCTTTCGCAGAGAAGAGATACAGGCTATAGCATGAAACTCCTAAGTTTAGTAAACAGGTCAAAGTTGGGAAGCCCCGAAAAGGGGAGAGAAGGTGGGAGAAAAAACAGGAGGAAGTGAAGGGAGAggctgctggggcaggggaggcactCCGGACGCCCCCCTGCAAACGgctgcgggggtggggtggggtagggaggaTGGGTGAGCCTGGGACTCCCCctccctgagggaggaggggctacTCCACGGCCCAGGCCTCCGCCTCTTCCctcgccgcccccgcccccattCCGCCTCTATGCCGGAAGTGGTCCTCCGCTGGCTCCGGGTGCCCGGAGCGGAATCTCGGCGCGCCCGGAAGTGGCCCAGCGGCGGCGCGCCCGGTCCGGGCAGTGCTCGCTCCCATTCGGGGCGCTGCGGCCCCGGGCGTCGCCATGACCAGCGAGCTGGACATCTTCGTGGGGAACACGACCCTTATAGACGAGGACGTATATCGCCTCTGGCTGGATGGTTACTCGGGTCTGTGAGGGGCCGTCGGGGGGAGCTCGTCGGGCGAAGCGGTTGTTTTGGATGGgagagggggcggggccaggacTTGGGCATCCTTTTGGGGAAGTGGGCAGGCAGCTGGGTCGGGGCTGGAATCCCTGCAGGGCCTCTGGGTCTGCGGGGCAGGTCCTGATACTAGCTCTCATTCCCCAGTGAGCGATGCGGTGGCCCTGCGGGTGCGTTCAGGAATCCTGGAGCAGACGGGCGCCACGGCAGCGGTGCTGCAGAGCGACACCATGGACCACTACCGTACCTTCCACATGCTCGAGCGCCTGTTGCATGCACCGCCCAAGCTACTGCACCAGCTCATCTTCCAGATCCCGCCCTCCCGGCAGGCGCTGCTCATTGAGAGGTGCTCACCTGGTGGGATGGTGGAGATGCCAACCAGTCTGACTGTATACCCATTTTGCAGGCCAAAACCGAGTCTCAGGGAGGGACAGAACTTACCCAGGCACTCAGAGAGTGGAGAGCAGAAGGGGCCAGATCCAGGCCCTGCCAAgtcccccttccccttctttaTGAAGGGTCAGTGGTGTCCTCTGCCTCTACAAGGTACTACGCCTTTGACGAGGCCTTTGTTCGGGAGGTGCTGGGCAAGAAGCTGTCCAAGGGCACCAAGAAAGACCTGGACGACATCAGCACCAAAACAGGCATCACCCTCAAGAGCTGCCGGAGACAGGTGGGCACTCCACCCGCACACACACAGCACCCCATTTACAGTCCACCCCTTCACTCCATCTGTTTGGCCACTGTCCCAGCTCCAGCCTCCGATCGTAGCAGCAACTTCATACCTAGTCTCTTCTCCCTGCTTTTTGCCCATTCTAAGTCATCACATGCCCTGTGGCCAGAGTGGCCTTTCAGAAGCCCACATCTGACCATGGCTTTCCCTGCTCATAAACTTCCATTGGCTCCCATTTCCCCATTTCTTCCTGGATAGCAGCTTCATTCCTTGGCCTTGACCTTCAGACTGTCCCTGCAGACCTCTTTAGGCTTACATTTCTCCAGCCCCAGGCTCTCTTTGGCTCATGTCGCTTCTACCTGGAGGGTACTGTTCTTGGCCATATCTACCCCTTGAAATCCAAGGCAGGAGGTGAGATGCCACGTTCTCCACAAGCCTTTTTGGTGGTGCCAGGGAGAAGTAAGCCTTCTGGGCCTTTGATGCCTTTCTTCTGTGTCTCCTGTGAGCTCCCTGTGGATGGATTAGCATTTGCTCATATTTGAGTCCCTGGAGCTTAGCCAGGAGTGTCATTTCCAGCTCAAGCTCCTGAAGATCCGGAGAGCATGGTGCTAAAATGGAGTTGCATTTAGAGATAGAGATGGAGTGAGCAAACATTTATCCAAGGCAAGATAGCAAAAGCtgataaacatttgctgaattgaTAACAGGTACAAGTAACTAATAGTTGgttgaaggaaaaacaaatgctaAAGTGCTGTCTGCTGACTGGATAGGCAGATAAGTAAGAGAGGGATGTTCAATAAACAATTTATTGTGTGAGCACCCTCTGACcagttctccctccctctctaatTGCCCTGCAGTTTGACAACTTCAAGAGAGTCTTCAAGGTGGTGGAAGAAATGCGGGGCTCCCTGGTGGATAACATTCAGCAACACTTCCTGCTCTCCGACCGGTTGGCCAGGTGAATGGCCAGCCAACTCCCCCTCTTGCACACTTCTTCCCTGGGCCCTGAGGCTGGTCCACCTTCTCCACTATAACCCTTTTGACCTCCTGGCTACAGTGGGGGTATGGTTATTTCATTTCTTGTCTGTACTTTGGATCAGactgacctgggttcaaatcccagtccaGCCATTTCCAGTTGGGCTATTGTGTAGTGCCACGTGTAAAGCCCATGGCTTGACCTCTGGCACTTaggaagtactcagtaaatggtagctattactCGTGTGATCTCCCACTGTATCCCTTAGGAAACTTGGGCTGGAAACTTATCTTCGTACAGATGAGGAGGCCCATAGAGAAGTGACTTGAGACACATCACATGGTGACCTAGGGCAGAGAGAGGCCAGGACTCAAATGCCCAGCTGAGGGTGCAGGTGGGAGCTGTTTGCTAAGAAGGAATTTTAAGACCTGAGAagacccccctcccctccctgtagGGACTATGCAGCCATCGTTTTCTTTGCCAACAACCGCTTtga
Encoded proteins:
- the FOSL1 gene encoding fos-related antigen 1 isoform X3; this translates as MFRDFGDPGPSSGAGSAYGGPPQPPAAAQAAAQQKFHLVPSINAVSGSQELQWMVQPHFLGPSSYPRPLSYPQYSPPQPRPGVIRVLGPPPGVRRRPSEQETDKLEDEKSGLQREIEELQKQKERLELVLEAHRPICKIPEGAKERDTGSTSSTNSPPASCHPVPCISLSPGPVLEPEALHTPTLMTTPSLTPFTPSLVFTYPSTPEPCASAHRKSSSSSGDPSSDPLGSPTLLAL
- the FOSL1 gene encoding fos-related antigen 1 isoform X7, with product MFRDFGDPGPSSGAGSAYGGPPQPPAAAQAAAQQTDKLEDEKSGLQREIEELQKQKERLELVLEAHRPICKIPEGAKERDTGSTSSTNSPPASCHPVPCISLSPGPVLEPEALHTPTLMTTPSLTPFTPSLVFTYPSTPEPCASAHRKSSSSSGDPSSDPLGSPTLLAL
- the FOSL1 gene encoding fos-related antigen 1 isoform X5; this translates as MFRDFGDPGPSSGAGSAYGGPPQPPAAAQAAAQQISPEEEERRRVRRERNKLAAAKCRNRRKELTDFLQAETDKLEDEKSGLQREIEELQKQKERLELVLEAHRPICKIPEGAKERDTGSTSSTNSPPASCHPVPCISLSPGPVLEPEALHTPTLMTTPSLTPFTPSLVFTYPSTPEPCASAHRKSSSSSGDPSSDPLGSPTLLAL
- the FOSL1 gene encoding fos-related antigen 1 isoform X2; this translates as MFRDFGDPGPSSGAGSAYGGPPQPPAAAQAAAQQFHLVPSINAVSGSQELQWMVQPHFLGPSSYPRPLSYPQYSPPQPRPGVIRVLGPPPGVRRRPSEQISPEEEERRRVRRERNKLAAAKCRNRRKELTDFLQAETDKLEDEKSGLQREIEELQKQKERLELVLEAHRPICKIPEGAKERDTGSTSSTNSPPASCHPVPCISLSPGPVLEPEALHTPTLMTTPSLTPFTPSLVFTYPSTPEPCASAHRKSSSSSGDPSSDPLGSPTLLAL
- the FIBP gene encoding acidic fibroblast growth factor intracellular-binding protein isoform X1 — its product is MTSELDIFVGNTTLIDEDVYRLWLDGYSVSDAVALRVRSGILEQTGATAAVLQSDTMDHYRTFHMLERLLHAPPKLLHQLIFQIPPSRQALLIERYYAFDEAFVREVLGKKLSKGTKKDLDDISTKTGITLKSCRRQFDNFKRVFKVVEEMRGSLVDNIQQHFLLSDRLARPPSPPCRDYAAIVFFANNRFETGKKKLQYLSFGDFAFCAELMIQNWTLGAVDSQMDDMDMDLDKEFLQDLKELKMLVADKDLLDLHKSLVCTALRGKLGVFSEMEANFKNLSRGLVNVAAKLTHNKDVRDLFVDLVEKFVEPCRSDHWPLNDVRLFLNQYSASVHSLDGFRHQALWDRYMGTLRGCLLRLYHD
- the FOSL1 gene encoding fos-related antigen 1 isoform X6, whose amino-acid sequence is MFRDFGDPGPSSGAGSAYGGPPQPPAAAQAAAQQETDKLEDEKSGLQREIEELQKQKERLELVLEAHRPICKIPEGAKERDTGSTSSTNSPPASCHPVPCISLSPGPVLEPEALHTPTLMTTPSLTPFTPSLVFTYPSTPEPCASAHRKSSSSSGDPSSDPLGSPTLLAL
- the FIBP gene encoding acidic fibroblast growth factor intracellular-binding protein isoform X3, encoding MTSELDIFVGNTTLIDEDVYRLWLDGYSVSDAVALRVRSGILEQTGATAAVLQSDTMDHYRTFHMLERLLHAPPKLLHQLIFQIPPSRQALLIERYYAFDEAFVREVLGKKLSKGTKKDLDDISTKTGITLKSCRRQFDNFKRVFKVVEEMRGSLVDNIQQHFLLSDRLARDYAAIVFFANNRFETGKKKLQYLSFGDFAFCAELMIQNWTLGAVDSQMDDMDMDLDKEFLQDLKELKMLVADKDLLDLHKSLVCTALRGKLGVFSEMEANFKNLSRGLVNVAAKLTHNKDVRDLFVDLVEKFVEPCRSDHWPLNDVRLFLNQYSASVHSLDGFRHQALWDRYMGTLRGCLLRLYHD
- the FOSL1 gene encoding fos-related antigen 1 isoform X8; the encoded protein is MFRDFGDPGPSSGAGSAYGGPPQPPAAAQAAAQQKFHLVPSINAVSGSQELQWMVQPHFLGPSSYPRPLSYPQYSPPQPRPGVIRVLGPPPGVRRRPSEQPGGGGAPPSKARAEQAGCGQVQESEEGTDRLPAGGD
- the FOSL1 gene encoding fos-related antigen 1 isoform X1 codes for the protein MFRDFGDPGPSSGAGSAYGGPPQPPAAAQAAAQQKFHLVPSINAVSGSQELQWMVQPHFLGPSSYPRPLSYPQYSPPQPRPGVIRVLGPPPGVRRRPSEQISPEEEERRRVRRERNKLAAAKCRNRRKELTDFLQAETDKLEDEKSGLQREIEELQKQKERLELVLEAHRPICKIPEGAKERDTGSTSSTNSPPASCHPVPCISLSPGPVLEPEALHTPTLMTTPSLTPFTPSLVFTYPSTPEPCASAHRKSSSSSGDPSSDPLGSPTLLAL
- the FIBP gene encoding acidic fibroblast growth factor intracellular-binding protein isoform X2 produces the protein MTSELDIFVGNTTLIDEDVYRLWLDGYSVSDAVALRVRSGILEQTGATAAVLQSDTMDHYRTFHMLERLLHAPPKLLHQLIFQIPPSRQALLIERYYAFDEAFVREVLGKKLSKGTKKDLDDISTKTGITLKSCRRQFDNFKRVFKVVEEMRGSLVDNIQQHFLLSDRLARDYAAIVFFANNRFETGKKKLQYLSFGDFAFCAELMIQNWTLGAVGEAPTDPDSQMDDMDMDLDKEFLQDLKELKMLVADKDLLDLHKSLVCTALRGKLGVFSEMEANFKNLSRGLVNVAAKLTHNKDVRDLFVDLVEKFVEPCRSDHWPLNDVRLFLNQYSASVHSLDGFRHQALWDRYMGTLRGCLLRLYHD
- the FOSL1 gene encoding fos-related antigen 1 isoform X4 → MFRDFGDPGPSSGAGSAYGGPPQPPAAAQAAAQQFHLVPSINAVSGSQELQWMVQPHFLGPSSYPRPLSYPQYSPPQPRPGVIRVLGPPPGVRRRPSEQETDKLEDEKSGLQREIEELQKQKERLELVLEAHRPICKIPEGAKERDTGSTSSTNSPPASCHPVPCISLSPGPVLEPEALHTPTLMTTPSLTPFTPSLVFTYPSTPEPCASAHRKSSSSSGDPSSDPLGSPTLLAL
- the CCDC85B gene encoding coiled-coil domain-containing protein 85B encodes the protein MEAEAGGLEELTDEEMAALGKEELVRRLRREEAARLAALVQRGRLMQEVNRQLQGHLGEIRELKQLNRRLQAENRELRDLCCFLDSERQRGRRAARQWQLFGTQASRAVREDLGGCWQKLAELEGRQEELLRENLALKELCLALGEEWGPRGGPGGAGGSGAGPTPELALPPCGPRDLGDGSSSTGSVGSPDQLPLACSPDD